A stretch of the Lactuca sativa cultivar Salinas chromosome 9, Lsat_Salinas_v11, whole genome shotgun sequence genome encodes the following:
- the LOC111879449 gene encoding uncharacterized protein LOC111879449 isoform X2, producing MKTQKREQKTSKGVKEKAPSLQENRNREPTECSKMGNRLHVSKHHERKTSAMAYKNQRSESIVHEVGDLVKHSSNLPSYLQCGGKTGNIQEKTFDFGVLDWNLLQNWKSNTNCNTKPSISINNPAQKNSSNNTLVATVKKLPSGKDDSSLTYTFYSVHETKNKIVGHMKISSSYHAEFSGLERDLFVERESVLYDPDLGQSELAAIVVKNTSKEKYGGLGRSKSTVVVLPGDIHTLPKSGKPSSLINRWKSGGACDCGGWDIGCELKVLTNQSESTEIVNPSTSDHIDLCYQGMGNNNCAFSLASLENGVYSVEYNASISLLQVFSICVAVVSSQKLTHIFQVNHFQDVFDFSKSIITRHRNVKSQTIVHNKIPPVSPIGRL from the exons ATGAAGACACAAAAACGGGAACAGAAAACCTCAAAAGGGGTGAAGGAGAAAGCTCCATCTTTACAAGAAAACAGGAATAGAGAACCTACAGAATGTTCTAAAATGGGAAACCGGTTACATGTTAGCAAACATCATGAAAGAAAAACAAGTGCCATGGCTTACAAGAACCAGAGGTCAGAAAGTATTGTACATGAAGTTGGTGATCTTGTGAAACACAGTAGCAATCTGCCTAGCTATCTCCAGTGTGGGGGCAAAACTGGAAATATCCAAGAAAAAACTTTTGATTTTGGAGTTCTTGACTGGAACCTTCTACAAAACTGGAAGTCCAACACAAACTGCAATACAAAACCATCAATCTCCATCAATAATCCTGCACAAAAAA ATAGCTCCAATAACACTCTAGTTGCCACTGTGAAAAAGTTACCATCTGGGAAAGACGATTCAAGTTTGACTTACACATTCTACTCTGTTCATGAAACCAAGAACAAGATTGTTGGGCATATGAAGATTTCTAGTTCTTATCATGCTGAGTTTAGTGGACTAGAAAGAGACTTATTTGTGGAAAGAGAATCAGTATTGTATGATCCTGATCTTGGTCAATCCGAGCTTGCTGCCATTGTTGTCAAGAACACAAGTAAAGAAAAGTATGGAGGTTTAGGGAGATCAAAAAGCACAGTGGTTGTTCTTCCTGGAGATATTCATACATTGCCAAAAAGTGGAAAACCTTCTTCTTTGATTAACAGATGGAAATCTGGTGGAGCTTGTGATTGTGGAGGGTGGGATATTGGTTGTGAGCTAAAAGTTCTTACTAATCAGAGTGAATCAACTGAAATTGTAAATCCATCTACCTCAGATCATATCGATCTTTGTTATcag GGAATGGGGAACAACAATTGTGCTTTTAGTTTGGCTTCACTTGAGAATGGTGTTTACTCAGTGGAATACAATGCATCAATATCTTTGTTGCAAGTATTCTCCATTTGTGTTGCAGTTGTAAGTAGCCAAAAATTAACTCATATTTTCCAAGTTAATCATTTTCAAGATGTATTTGATTTCAGTAAATCCATAATTACAAGACATCGGAACGTCAAAAGTCAAACCATTGTACATAATAAAATACCACCTGTCTCACCGATTGGGAGGCtatga
- the LOC111879449 gene encoding uncharacterized protein LOC111879449 isoform X1 — protein sequence MKTQKREQKTSKGVKEKAPSLQENRNREPTECSKMGNRLHVSKHHERKTSAMAYKNQRSESIVHEVGDLVKHSSNLPSYLQCGGKTGNIQEKTFDFGVLDWNLLQNWKSNTNCNTKPSISINNPAQKSKSPNLQALLQLRMKNDIPFFKLMADSSNNTLVATVKKLPSGKDDSSLTYTFYSVHETKNKIVGHMKISSSYHAEFSGLERDLFVERESVLYDPDLGQSELAAIVVKNTSKEKYGGLGRSKSTVVVLPGDIHTLPKSGKPSSLINRWKSGGACDCGGWDIGCELKVLTNQSESTEIVNPSTSDHIDLCYQGMGNNNCAFSLASLENGVYSVEYNASISLLQVFSICVAVVSSQKLTHIFQVNHFQDVFDFSKSIITRHRNVKSQTIVHNKIPPVSPIGRL from the exons ATGAAGACACAAAAACGGGAACAGAAAACCTCAAAAGGGGTGAAGGAGAAAGCTCCATCTTTACAAGAAAACAGGAATAGAGAACCTACAGAATGTTCTAAAATGGGAAACCGGTTACATGTTAGCAAACATCATGAAAGAAAAACAAGTGCCATGGCTTACAAGAACCAGAGGTCAGAAAGTATTGTACATGAAGTTGGTGATCTTGTGAAACACAGTAGCAATCTGCCTAGCTATCTCCAGTGTGGGGGCAAAACTGGAAATATCCAAGAAAAAACTTTTGATTTTGGAGTTCTTGACTGGAACCTTCTACAAAACTGGAAGTCCAACACAAACTGCAATACAAAACCATCAATCTCCATCAATAATCCTGCACAAAAAAGTAAATCACCTAATTTACAAGCTCTTCTACAGCTTAGAATGAAGAATGATATTCCTTTCTTCAAACTTATGGCAGATAGCTCCAATAACACTCTAGTTGCCACTGTGAAAAAGTTACCATCTGGGAAAGACGATTCAAGTTTGACTTACACATTCTACTCTGTTCATGAAACCAAGAACAAGATTGTTGGGCATATGAAGATTTCTAGTTCTTATCATGCTGAGTTTAGTGGACTAGAAAGAGACTTATTTGTGGAAAGAGAATCAGTATTGTATGATCCTGATCTTGGTCAATCCGAGCTTGCTGCCATTGTTGTCAAGAACACAAGTAAAGAAAAGTATGGAGGTTTAGGGAGATCAAAAAGCACAGTGGTTGTTCTTCCTGGAGATATTCATACATTGCCAAAAAGTGGAAAACCTTCTTCTTTGATTAACAGATGGAAATCTGGTGGAGCTTGTGATTGTGGAGGGTGGGATATTGGTTGTGAGCTAAAAGTTCTTACTAATCAGAGTGAATCAACTGAAATTGTAAATCCATCTACCTCAGATCATATCGATCTTTGTTATcag GGAATGGGGAACAACAATTGTGCTTTTAGTTTGGCTTCACTTGAGAATGGTGTTTACTCAGTGGAATACAATGCATCAATATCTTTGTTGCAAGTATTCTCCATTTGTGTTGCAGTTGTAAGTAGCCAAAAATTAACTCATATTTTCCAAGTTAATCATTTTCAAGATGTATTTGATTTCAGTAAATCCATAATTACAAGACATCGGAACGTCAAAAGTCAAACCATTGTACATAATAAAATACCACCTGTCTCACCGATTGGGAGGCtatga